CTGTGCGTATTGAAATTAAGATCAGAGTTCATGATTTCGTTCAATGAATACATaaacttgaactcatttccaaggaAAACGGCCTAGTGTGCGTCTAGGTCAAAAGTGAGTCTGAAGATCATGAATTCGATCAAAAAGGTTCAATGAGCAATGAAAATGATCACAGTTTTTTGTTCATGCTGTAATATGCTTTCGTGCAAATTACCTACCCTGTTCGCCACAGgtctacttaatttaaatacttaacgTGTTTTCTATGGGTTTGGTTTGGAAGTTTGGATAGATTTGGGTGTTCCACTTTATTCacctgttaggctaacatgcgcaccacgagaaaattttgtctacgcatttactagtcttatttgtatgaagaaacacgagataatgcgtagacaaaattttctcgcggggcgcatgttaggcctgCTGGCTGATCAAAGTGGAATCCTACAATTGCACTCAGTCAGTAGGTCAGGtaatcagtggccctaccgcggttgttagacagctacaatgtcacgatcgcaatcatctctgattggttaatgctcgctcactattggccacaatgcattgttgcaacaagaatcgcacaatataatatatatatatatataatatatatatatatatatatatatatatatatatatatatatataatatatatatatatgatataatgattgatgcaggttttagacaatcgccctacaggtctaCCGAATTGAACACCTCAATCTGGAATTTGTGGGTTCCCCCACAAATTCCAGTGGGTTTGTGGGTGGGTCCCAAAATCCAAAATTTGTGGGTGgaagttaataaaaaattaaatgcttTCAACTCAATTTCCAGCGAGCGGGATATTTAAGTCTCCCCACAAATGTAGTGTTTTTTCCTTTCAGATTGTGTATTACTGCCCTACTGGCCATTACAGCGTCACCGGTGGTGTATACTGTGTAGTGGTTAATGTGTACTTTTACTACTGGAcagagcccgcgagggccagaccttcggtatttttttttaaaaagctgaatgtttctctgcgtattggcCCCAAGGAGTAACGATCAGCGATTATGAAgtttcatggtggctttggtatCTTGCGGGCCGAATTGAAAACCTCtcccattttttaaattaggtcggttaaaaatgattgTTGTACTTTTGCAATAATAtatcatatattttattaatagcgattaaagataaaaaataattaatcgtaatcatgaaatttcgatTACAATTTTTAAGGCTCTTCCACACAGGccgattataatatataatatcggttttcggtacattttgtattaggatggtcatgtagttacacactgctgggataataacgccgcaatggaagtaggacgttctgttgtacacaatctctaaactaaactaaaatggcatgtctaaatctattgctatccctttcataatgttgcttgtggaaaaggaaaGCTCTaggtttagacctgttaatttagtttaagagattgtgtactagagaatcggcccattgtgtaactacatgaccatcctaatacaaaatgtactgaaaactgatatcgcaataacgcatgcgatattatcggcagataataacgcggctgtgtgggaGAGCCTTTAAtaattgatgcaagttttacgaATTCGACCTTTCGGATTACAGAAAAATAATCGTACAGACTACAGACTTCGCTCGTATCATGATTTTAGTCGTATCCGGACAGTGATCGTACTAAGACTGGTCGTATCGGAACTGCTCTTATCAGAGTATACCAGTTTATATACAGATCGTACGGGGTACTTCAGTCGATCGAAGTGATCGTACCGGGCCCTAGTCGTATCGGAAAACTATCGTACTGGGCTTTGGTCGTATCAGTGATCGTATCGGGGCTTATCGTACCGGACAATATCATATCGCGGCTGGTCGTATCGTATAGAGGGGATTGTAAAGCTTTCGATGAAATCGGAAAATGATTAAGtcttattgaaaaataatcgcACTCAGGTCGTATCGGAACAAGACAATATATAGGAAAATGACCGTACCGGGACTATGTCGTAGGTATAGGAAAAATTATCGTACTAGGGCTATAGGTAGTCTAGGAAATATAACCGTACCGGGCTAGAGGTAATTTAGGAAAAATGATCGTAACTGGACAATCTTCaggaaaaaaaatcttagtCAGAAATACCGATCGTACCGGGACAAAGGTATAGTAAAAATATTCGTACCGGGACCAGAAGTTTAGGAAAAGGACGGCAGGGAAAAATACTCAGGACAGCCTAGAGTTAACACCCCCCCATGGCTTACCTTGTACCTGCAAACCGTCATCAACCTGAAATACATGAAAGTCTTCAAATCAGACCTGTAGCAGTCTGCAGAATCCTATAAATATAACATTTACACTTACTAGTTACGTTACCAAACGACATTTTACCTTACCATTTACTAAACATACTTTGAACCAACACTTGCCATTACCGACCTGTCTTACCATTACCAACCTCAATGTCAGATTATTACCTTACCAACCTCAACGATTTACCATAACATGAAGACCTTGCCTAGCGTACATAGAACTACTAAGCATGGCCTTCGCAATAACCTGGAACATGACAAATttattacataggtactaaTTCAAATGTACTaaatactaaataaatatacttaaatcgAACTTAAAAATTTCATTCTATAACTAAAACACGTATGATCAAATTCTATTCGGAAAACTGTACTACAAAGATCATACGAGTTGGCAAAGTAGGTAGCTTTCGTCAAAACTGTCAATAGTTGACAAAAACTAGCCCGTTGTACGATGTGTAAACCTACCTTGTGCGTCACCTACTGCGCCGCCTTCGCCCCCTCCAGTAATATTACCATCGCCTGTCGTAGAGCCATCAAAGCCTGGGGACAAAGAGCAGCAACATACAATGGAAAccatcaataaatatttaacctATTAAACGACAAGATTGTAGCAAATATTTACCAGACATTTCCATATTAGAGTCGTCTTCGCCGAAATTCGTTTCATCATTGTTCGTGCCATCGTCATCTTCGTCCCACATACTTTCATTAACAAATTCGGGTTCCATTTTGGGTGCAACAGCGTTATTTTCATCTTCATCGGGTATCGTTACAAATTCCTCTTTCGCAGAACCAGATGGCCCCGCTTCTAAAGGATCGACACATTTCCGTTTCACGGGTCCACTTTGAGATGACGATGAATTATTTGATGCTATTGATGGCCTATTTGGTCTCTTAATTGCTACTGGAGTTGAGGAGGGCTTAGAATCTAAATCAGTCTCTAACTTAGTCATAACAGATTGCCTTTGTTGTGACGACCTCGGGCCTGGCCTCGACGTCGGCTTTGGTTTGGATGGCGTGGAACTTTCTTCATTTTGATTACCGGTTAAACCTTTCACTTGAAGTTGTTCCGCGGTACTAATAAACGACGCTAACTCTTCTTGCTTAACATTAACTTCACCTTGGTACATAAACTGTAATAAGTCTCTAAGCGCAGAATGACTaacatcttttaaaaatactggaACAAAGGAAAACACGTTTAATAACACTTCACAAGACTAAACAAGTCACTTTTAGACAGATTGAATTTAGAAGAAACTTACCTATGGGATGATGAGTGGGGTTCATTTTGAACATTTCTTGAAAATAGGGAGAACATACTGATAAAACTAGTTTGTGGGCCTGTAATAATCTGCCTTCTGCGGCCAAGGTTACGTCAACTAGATCTCCACGCGACAGCAGGCCGTGAAAGCCTGCTGACATATTCGCATGGAAATTGTTCCAACATAATGAAAATTGTTCGTCCGACGCCATGATGGCGGCGACCGTGGTAAAACCCTGaaacaatgaaaaaaaaattattctcaAATTACAAAACAAGAATAGCTtctatgttataaataaaaaacaatgaacacaaaaaaataaaattcaggGAACTCACCTATCCTATAACTTTGTACTTTATAATTCCAATATTAGaaacatttgaaaaaaaatataatgtttctAATGAAGCACTGTTTAACCACTCTTCATCCCACGTCCTCCCAGTTTGAGCGCTGTTAACGTTATGATGACGCAAACGCGACGTGTAGTGTGGCGTCACAGTGTTGTAACTTGAGAACGAATTTGCACaaaatagaaattaattattttaaaagaaagtaAGCAtcatttatgtattattttaaatgttttgtaaatattacTAATTTGCACAATGATCAATATACAAAAGAATATTTATAATCAACTATTTCCTCAGGTAGCATTATTGATCCTATGAGTTTGATAAAGTACGAGGTAGTCTCTGCCTacactattattaaaaaaattaatacgaaaccctaaaaaagtaacaAATTATTCGTTGCTTCGTGTTTTCGTCGTCAAATTATTGGATATTGCAAGCTTTCAATTATGTATTATTCAGCATTATCATATCTGGAAGTCATGAAGCggaatttttacttaaaatcataaaattcttttttaaccGCCTATGGGAGGATTTTAGTTGGTTTCTAgatggtacctaggtatttttcagtacctacctaaggtatATGGGTGAGTGTGTTtagtgtgtatgtatgttgtaTGCTGTTAATGTTCCCTCATAATTtgctaaaatatacctacctagtctacctacctacctaagaaaCAGATAGATAGGTACGTACCTCTGGTAGGTTCTCATTACATTTTGATAAATGAGGTGTCATTATAATTATCTAGCTTTTATCAGCAGCAAAGTCCAAGTGTCATAAGATATAATGTAACGTCTTACCAAATTCACTTTGGTAGACTTTAGAAAAAACCTATGAATAATGAAAACCTACTTGAAGATAACAAAAATACTTAACAacttataagtaagtacaaCTTTTTTTCACTTTCTATGTCAATTAACTGTCTATTCTTTTCAGCAGTGTAAGCAACAGAGCTGAGCTTGTCAGCTGATTAATAAAATACTTTGTTAAATTTCAAATTGATTTGGGATCTCAAgatgttaatattttatattcataatgcatacttatctaaataaatgTATCTAGGTATCTATATCCTTCTTTTACctaataaacaaataaagaTGTAAAACCTGTGGGGTGCTCCAACACTTCTATATAGGAAAATTGATTATTTAAGGAGGTACGTACGTACCTAAAAAGTTAGCCTAGTTCTaaggaaaaaaaatatacaagtattttaaaatacttatagcTTTTGTTAGCGACagtgctttgcctacagttgaatttaaaaaagaattatgaggagatgtaaaatggcggccagaaaagccggagctattgatttgaagcagcgaaaattagaatttataattatgtcttgaagaagttaatagtttagaactaagattgaagtttattatgcattgtctaaatggaataaattcagttcctataagttgagattatttttattacttttatgtaTCTCTCATTCTTTGAACATACtagatactaggtaggtatcaatTTAACCCTAAGAATTCGAACcctagttatttttaatttatgttttcttATTTTCTCGATTTGTATTAGTTAACTACCTACCAAGAAACAATGGATTGTGTGCTCGCGTATTTTACTTTACTGTCACGGACTTTTGATTGGTCTATCGTGACATGGTGACAGAAGTATACATAAACGTGTGCGGGCTGCTGTTATTAACTTTCTACTTAGTTACTTATCTACTTTAGCTGCCTTAAAAAGGTGGCAACCCTAGCCAAGGACATAGAAAATTTTCCCATGCTACAGATCGAAGGTGGGAAAAACATAGGAATTCACGAAATACAAAATATTCTCAGCCCAGTAGAACTCTTCATTTGTTTACGGAACCGATGTTGCCGCAAGAACTGCTGGTTAAGTTTTATGTTTTgtgacttaatttttttaaataaaaccaatATTTAAAGAAAACCAAATATctcttacaaaataataaaattaaaaaacaacctTCTTTTGTATTCCGCCACTACTGACTCAACATAGAAGATCATAACAACCCAAAAATTCAGAAGTAAAGTGATTTGAACTTTAATGCGTTCGTTTAAGGTGGCTATTTCGCTGTAATAGTAATACACATTTGTGTTGCAAGCATAACAGTTTTGCACGTTTTTGTGAAATTTAGGTTGAATGTGCAGTGGTTACGGGTAACTTCAGAAATAACGTTTCAAGTTAGAATTTGAAACAAGAAAATTGATTCGACGACGGTTAAACACTGAAattttcaaatgaaaatgaattgaaAAAACTGTTTTAAGCTATAGCTTATATAGCAAGCTAAGCTGTTTCCGTGCCCTATGTTTTAGGAAAATCATGGGAAAATCACTCTTCATTATCACATTGAAGCTTGCATTGCATTGAAGTCACATTGTGAATGTTTCGGGgtagagcgtagcgaaaccaataattattattaatctatggtttCAGGTTATCATAAGAATATTCttgatgaatatttgaataATGAATGATTGTAtatgaaaatacttatttttcattggaataaatatttatttgttttaaattcaataaaaaaaacactccTAAGTCCTACCGACCCCGATTCACAAAGTAACCTCAAACTGTGGGTAACTTTGTCATAGCATATTTGTAGACCTATGTGTactctgtacctacttattgtaatAATTGCTTTTATCCTTTGGGCTGGGAACATCTAATTCCACAAATCAAACTATGTACAATTTTCGCAAAACTTAACTCCCGCTAGTGTTCACGAATaacattagtaggtaggtagttaagtacctacctattttaggaTGGTTTTGTTTGACTTTTGTATAATCAAGTTAAGTACCTAGTTTGGTACCTAAGTAAGTttacatacctaattaaaattaacattatacAAGTTATGTCATAAGCATGGATTTACTTTAGAATAATTCTTCGGTAATAAGTACCtgtttaggtaagtacctacctgaatAGGTAATTacttatctaattttttttaagtcataCTTTTGTGCTTTGATTTGACAAAGTTATCCCATAGTTTGGGGTAACTTTGTGAATGAAACATTTTTATGCATTTAGCATAAGCACGAACCCGCGCTATCGGTCTTATTCTACCTACCTGAAATAGGAAGTCCTAGGTAGGAAGTAGGAAAGTGTAATCGGCATCGCATTAAGCAAGCTAGGATGCTAGGAATATTCTAGCTAGCAAGAAAGTAAGGTAGCTAACATACTTAATAATTCAGCATCATAGGTagcaaaggaaaaaaggaaggtGTAATAGCATTCCTACTAATCTGCTAGCTTCTCACGACCATCCTCACGGCTATTTAGCCGATTAATTGaagaaaaaagtaggtaggtatattatatagtaggtaACAAGATATTTGCATTTCGGGGACGGACTAAAAACTAATTGCACGCGGATTAAGATGGATGCATATCTACTATCTAGAAAAATAAGAATTTTtctgcaaaaaaataataactgcGTATACTTACTGCAAATATCGGTTTTTAAACTTGCATTCGTGTTTATAACCCcctgtaagtaggtagtacgggttcgattcccgggttgGGCTAAAAATAGTTAGCTACCTATtggatttttctgttaagaaattctcagtaccAGCCGGGAGTTAGAAAATCGGCGGTATGTCACCACCGTAGCTCAGAGAGCTCTCCGGTCCTGTCGAATTTCCGttccatcgggctatgagagtgcACCTGTGAGTTGTGCAAtataatatctcccgcgcagtAGATTCTCTGGAGATTGACtgccgtggccgaaattcggttggcaggacattattattatcaactagcttatgcccgcgacttcgtccgcgtggagtaaacaaattttaaacccctattttacacccttaggctTGATCTattattatgagcttaataaaatatgtcatactgctaattgcaaaaatattaactacaaaacttcaaacttctttcaaacccctattttacccctttaggggttgaattttgaaaaatcctttcttagcggacgcctacgtcataatagctatctgcatgccgaatttcagcgcgatccgtccagtagtttgagctgtgcgttgatagatcagtcagtcagtcagtcacctattccttttatatatatagattttaaaaCGGAACTCCAAAAAGATTAATTTATATCAGCGTGGGTTGCGAATTCCGTTCGCAACTGACAAAACTATGGCACAGTTTTAATCTGAGCCTCAGAGGGTAGGTTTAGTACTAATGATGCTGTgggagtgtgtgtgtgtgttgtccTTGGTCGTGGCGCCGGCGGCGGCTGTGGTGGGCGGAGCGCCCGCGGCCCCGCCGGAGCCTGACGCTGCCGTGGTGTTCACGCAGAGGCAGGGCTTGAGCTGCAGGCTGGAGGGCTTGAAGGACGATCTACGAGGATACTATACCTTTGCTGGCATAAGgtagtttaattttttgaagTATAGCTTCTACAGGTGTGTCGGTTGGGGAGCGTATAGTTTTAGTAGGGTACCTAAAaaatgtaataggtaagtacctacctacttcctaGATTTTCGCCTACAGCTCGGTTTTTAAACTCACATTCGTGTTTTAAAAACCCGAATGCAAGTTTTAGCTACCTGCAGGCTGGAAAGCTTGTAGGACGATGTAAAAgaacgcgacaggccgagatggcgatcggagagggaacgccccgcacacccgcccagCCCGTGCGTTATCCGGGTGCggtcgagcgcgggtgacgtgcgggtgtgtggcgcggccccccacctcataccccaattgccatctcgacctgtcgcgtattatagttaCATTTTAAAGCAAAGCTTTTATAAATGCTTGGGATAGTTTTCATCAGAGCCTTAgagggtaggtagtaggtatttagtagttcgtacctactacctagtactTACCCTACGTCTTGCCATCATCACGAACAATCCCTGCTGGCTCAACGAGTGTagaaattagttttttaaaataaaaatagcgagcaagcgagctgGCGCGTGTCACAACATGAacgtttgcagcaccagaggaaccgccgatgatTTCTTATTGTTACGCTTATTAATAATGTTACAGATATGCCGAACCACCAGTGGGTCAAAGAAGGTTCCAGCGGCCAGTGCGCCAGTACTTGGCCGGCGAGATCAATGCCACGAGGTACTGCGCGCCGTGCCCTCAACTGGACCCTCAAGGGTCAGGGCAGGTTATCGGCCAGGAGGACTGTCTATGTCTCAACGTCTTCGCACCTAAGATGCCAGGGGACGAACAAGGTGTTTTATTAACTaacgtcatttttagggttctatacatcaaaagggaaaaagggcGTTTatgcacttacctactcactagcatataatatataaatttatatgCTAGTAGGTGAGTACGACGTCTTGgaacctgtaggtcgatttacattacattacaatctcaattgttgtgattggcttactttgtgcgattcttgttgcaacaatgcattttggCCAATAGTgggcgagcgtcaaccaatcagaggtgattgcgatcgatCTGCCTATGTAATGCAATAAACCATACCATAGTCGGTCTAGCCGTTTTTATAATACATTCGAGCAACCGCTCATCACAAACGCATATCTAAGTATACTTTACCGCCTTCTTTCCGTTGAGGGTAAAAAATTATCTACTGTCGTAGAAAAACTATAATAGAAAGTTTAGCGTAGCATTTCCAACTATGACGTTTTTCTAGGACACTTCCTGATTCTAAGAGATAACTATTTTTTTGTAGGTAGTCCtgttgttattttcattcatggCGGCAACTACAGAACTGGATCAGCTACACAATATGGAGTAAGAAATTAAGAATTATGTTTTGAGTTATTTATATCTAAATAGTAcgattaatataacaaaattaacaaaaacctCCATAACCTTAACAAAACGCAATTGTTAGGGCTTAACTCAACGAAACGGTAACTCCGTCCACTGATTAACTCATCGATAGGGTTAACCCTATCATTGGTTTTTGAGGAGTTTACACACATAAGAGGGTTACCCTCTTCTTAAGTTTAGCGAATCGATGGGTAACCCCTTCCTTCAATGGAATTAACTCATAATCGAGCTGGTTTGGTCCCGATTATAATGCAGTTTAACTTAAGAACTGATACTGATGATATTTGACTGTGGATAATTTTTCGCAGGGTCAGCATTTAGCCCAAAAGGACACGATTTTAGTGTCAGTGCAGTACCGTCTGGGATCACTCGGATTTCTAAGCACTGCACAGAAAGATGCATCAGGAAACGTTGGCCTATTTGACATTCGTTCCGCCCTTGAATGGGTaagaaagttattttttaaattaggtacatcATGATGTTCAAGAATACCTTGCAGTAATGAGTTCAAATATATCTTACAGTAATAACGTTCAAAGTTGACGACCTACAACTTCAACTGTTGTGACGAGATTTCTTAGAAGTTTCGAATCCGAATCAATTTTATTGTATTGTGTCttcagtttaaattaaaaattggttTATTTTACGTAATGCTGGAAAATAGCCATGCACCCGTGCCGCACCTGAGCAATAGGTATGCTAGCTCTCAACCGGGAGGATgaattatttaagtaatacaATGTCATATTACACTTCTTTGAGCAGTGCCTTGTCCAGTCACGGGCTCCGTGCAACATAAATTAGGCCATATATTCCACTTGTTTATTATAGGTTAAGGAGTATATAGAATTTTTCGGAGGAGACCCATCACGCGTCGTCGTCGCTGGCCATGGTTCTGGAGGCAGTGCAGCGTCACTCGTGGGATTAACTCCTGAAGGAAGATCAGCTGGAGTAGTTGCATTATCTGGGGCCCCTCTATCCCCTGGTGCGATCAGAAATGACACGCAAATTGTGTCCCACGCAGAAGCTGTGGCCGAAAAGACTGGATGTCCCAAAGCTCCTCCTGAACGGTTAATTATGTGCTTGAGGATGTTGCCCATGGAAAAGATTGTACAGGTGATTTTTTTAAGAATGTTACTAGGCATGTTTAAACTTGACCAAACTATCCTCACCCCTAAGTCAGCTAGTGCTAGGAGTTGGTACAGTAATAGTGTACCAAACCAACTTCGGAATTCGGTCTATCCTGTGACTTTTGGGCTATTAAGGTTTCATTATTTTATCAAGAAActgtagtattttttttctaattatgtTTGTGCTTGCTTCACCTCTTGATTGAGTCAAAGAAGTTTGAGAGCATGAATGGTATAGTATTCGTTAGCTGACCCGTTCAGGTGAAATTTGACTGAAAATCCTTTAATGACGTTGGATAGTTTTAAGaccctttatttatttttatttatttgtttattatgtaaatgagcttaaaactaaaacattaaCTTACAATGAAAAGATGTTTACGAAAGACAACAGCTTATCTCTGCTGAAGAAATTTCTTCCAGCAGCTTTTTTTAGAAGGTGACGCTGTACGTTGATATTTCAGtcagtttcttcttttatgtttattgatttgttagtaggtaaataattgctttaaaaatcatcacaattatttattgtttgcaCTTTGCATACAGGTTGATAAGGAAATAAAGGGCGATATGTTGGACACTACTGCATTTCTGGAAGAAATCTCAGGTCGAGAAGGTGAGTAATTTGAAGTTGTGTAGTTTGAGTAAACTTTCAAGTTtgttattttgataattttcaaaattctcttGATATATACCTAGATCtaatcaatacccatattataaatgtgaaagtgtgtttgtttgttcgtttgtggctttattggtttgttagtttgtccttccatcacgtcgcaacggagcaacggatcgaggtgatttcttgcatgggtatagttgaagacctggagagtcaaagagttcccatgaaaTTTTctcgaaaatctaaatccacgcgtagtcgcgggcatcatctagtttttcataaagcccgaattatatatttttaaatagttatatttGTTTGTATTTATACCATGGTAAAACAGTTTCAACATATTTTGCGCATTTGGatggaatattttttaaatgaataggTAGGTTCGATTTGTTTGGGTTACAATCTCTGAAAAAAATGTTGgtttattaggtattattttgcgTTTGTGCTGTATCCAAGTGCGATAGCAGGACCACAGGAAGAGCTGCCCTTATCGTACTCCTACGCTGACTTCTAAACATAGTAGGTACTGCCGTCTGCCGTGATTTTTAAGCcgttataattttgttttgtccTAATATTAGGTTCCTACTATAATCTCTCACTGCATCtaattcctcattgctgagggttgtgacTCGTGACACCCTTCCATGAATCACATATTGGTAGGAGCTATCTTGTCTTAATAATCGGGTGGGTTCTAAATCCAGGACTCGACATAATTACATGATACAACTTGACTCTCAGATTTTACAGTTATTATCTGATGTGTGTGTAAAAACCAAATTTAGACCTCCAAGTCCTAAGTTGGTAACCCATCCAGTTAcagacttgggtcaacgttgcttaacaataataatcaattggtatacgttgtcacaactaggccaaACGTCCTTcaaattaggtatattaatatcaggtgcttacctactatttttattGTTGTTAAGGTTTTTTGTGCTCTCACACTGTGGttgttgttattgttgttaaaactactaaaaatctacttaggtacctatgcaataCAAATACTAAGTCTCAAAACTTGACTTCTAGAGCTTGACGAGACAGAAGCCCTCCTGTGTTAAGCCGGACGAGTCAGCTAGTCTAACAGTTTATCAATCACCTATTCCAGGGTCTGGACCTCGTCCGGAGGGAAAAGACGATGACCGTGGATTACCGCCTTTAGTTGAAGAGGAACCTAATGAATCATTGAAAAAGAAGCGCCAGCGAAGCCCTATGCTGACGGGCGTGGTGTCAGCTGAGACCTCACGAGCTGTATACGGTAGGTAATGCTTTGAACCAGAACTTTTGTAGAATaagcattttattatttctttcatGGCACTTTCATAGTTATTACTAAACTTTTGAgcgcaaaaataaataaataaggacAATAGCAATCGGTATTGTAATAACAATTATGTATAACACTAGGTATTAATAAGGTCTCAGGTTGCTACAATATAATAAACACTTGGTATAGCAGAATACGACACCAAAAAAAACCTTTGAGGGCATTGCTGATGTTTGCTGATTTTTCGCTTATAATAAAACACTCGAagttaatgtacctactcttctattttaaaatagagactattaaa
The DNA window shown above is from Maniola hyperantus chromosome 10, iAphHyp1.2, whole genome shotgun sequence and carries:
- the LOC117985724 gene encoding cocaine esterase: MMLWECVCVLSLVVAPAAAVVGGAPAAPPEPDAAVVFTQRQGLSCRLEGLKDDLRGYYTFAGIRYAEPPVGQRRFQRPVRQYLAGEINATRYCAPCPQLDPQGSGQVIGQEDCLCLNVFAPKMPGDEQGSPVVIFIHGGNYRTGSATQYGGQHLAQKDTILVSVQYRLGSLGFLSTAQKDASGNVGLFDIRSALEWVKEYIEFFGGDPSRVVVAGHGSGGSAASLVGLTPEGRSAGVVALSGAPLSPGAIRNDTQIVSHAEAVAEKTGCPKAPPERLIMCLRMLPMEKIVQVDKEIKGDMLDTTAFLEEISGREGSGPRPEGKDDDRGLPPLVEEEPNESLKKKRQRSPMLTGVVSAETSRAVYGKYSNFLTQQAQAVKDFIKKDVIGNLRGVMQTVKGLDVVGLQNILPLPDYYNALLDTTSKAVDVLSQVVEATGDALFNFPAYQSVREWSAGAPAFLYSFEHMGNLTKGSHFLPGLALTQGDNVPKDKNNKKAKGPSHGDELAYLFEPLDDEGRPIATDISSTDQRVRDSFVSLIVKFAHSKTETNTSKAKDMNSISNIFGFVPYSADSEQFLKIGDKITVDKNFRFCQMGLWGNMGDRIAGEFCKNILGKLLDPSKLVGTATGLIKPVDSILNQGVPGLSGQGQRPTGNQNQRPSSVLDQGLGGLLGPSRPKPTPAVRPMWGVNPLGF